From Serinicoccus profundi, the proteins below share one genomic window:
- the trxA gene encoding thioredoxin, whose product MSTVDLTADTFEQTVTGNDIVLVDWWAEWCGPCKMFAPNYEKASEKYDDVVFGKVDTEDQQALAAGAGISSIPTIMAFKEGVLVFRQSGALPARDLESVVDQVRDLDMDEVRAKLAAAEQEQPAQQS is encoded by the coding sequence ATGAGCACCGTAGACCTGACCGCCGACACCTTCGAGCAGACCGTCACCGGCAACGACATCGTGCTGGTCGACTGGTGGGCCGAGTGGTGCGGTCCGTGCAAGATGTTCGCGCCCAACTACGAGAAGGCCTCGGAGAAGTACGACGACGTCGTCTTCGGCAAGGTCGACACCGAGGACCAGCAGGCCCTCGCCGCGGGCGCCGGCATCTCCTCCATCCCGACGATCATGGCCTTCAAGGAGGGCGTGCTCGTCTTCCGCCAGTCCGGCGCCCTGCCGGCCCGCGACCTGGAGTCCGTCGTCGACCAGGTGCGCGACCTGGACATGGACGAGGTGCGCGCCAAGCTGGCCGCCGCCGAGCAGGAGCAGCCCGCCCAGCAGTCCTGA
- a CDS encoding ABC transporter permease produces MSIAARSRHVSAPLGRLVLGRLLLLPLLVAVVTLVMFALAQRTPFDPVLAALGERALTMDGPTLEAMRARVSEVGPVQQWAAWWGNALQGDLGVSSSQRLPVAAVIGQRLPWTLGLMSVALVLAVVGGIVLGGLAGTRPGSWADRLVGGGLLGVQSAPPFWLGLVAVWVFAVWLEWLPTGGATAPETDAVEAADVVRHAVLPVCVLALSQLPWFGLVVRDATRDALAGLPVRAAWARGIPTAPLLRQHAVRPALLPLVTVLGVRVPELITGAVLVETVFSWPGVASATVDSALRLDFPLLAALTVLTTVIVVLGNLAADVAYRVIDPRVGERDG; encoded by the coding sequence ATGAGCATCGCCGCTCGGTCACGCCACGTGTCGGCCCCGCTCGGCCGCCTGGTCCTGGGGCGGCTGCTGCTCCTGCCGCTGCTCGTCGCGGTCGTCACGCTGGTGATGTTCGCGCTCGCGCAGCGCACCCCCTTCGACCCGGTGCTCGCCGCCCTGGGGGAGCGGGCGCTGACGATGGATGGCCCGACGCTGGAGGCCATGCGTGCGCGGGTCTCCGAGGTCGGTCCGGTCCAGCAGTGGGCCGCCTGGTGGGGCAACGCGCTGCAGGGTGACCTCGGTGTCTCCTCGAGCCAGCGACTGCCCGTCGCCGCCGTCATCGGCCAGCGGCTCCCGTGGACCCTGGGCCTCATGTCCGTGGCCCTGGTGCTCGCGGTGGTGGGCGGCATCGTGCTCGGTGGCCTCGCCGGCACCCGACCCGGATCGTGGGCCGACCGGCTGGTGGGCGGCGGGCTGCTCGGGGTCCAGTCGGCGCCGCCCTTCTGGCTGGGGCTGGTGGCCGTGTGGGTCTTCGCCGTCTGGCTCGAGTGGTTGCCGACCGGCGGGGCGACCGCACCGGAGACCGATGCGGTCGAGGCGGCGGACGTGGTGCGCCACGCCGTCCTGCCGGTCTGCGTGCTCGCGCTGTCCCAGCTGCCGTGGTTCGGGCTCGTGGTCCGCGACGCCACCCGGGACGCCCTCGCCGGGCTCCCGGTCCGCGCGGCCTGGGCCCGCGGCATACCCACCGCACCGCTGCTGCGTCAGCACGCGGTGCGCCCCGCGCTGCTGCCCCTGGTGACGGTGCTCGGGGTGCGGGTGCCCGAGCTCATCACCGGTGCCGTCCTCGTGGAGACGGTCTTCTCCTGGCCCGGCGTCGCGAGCGCCACGGTCGACTCCGCCCTGCGGCTCGACTTCCCGCTGCTCGCCGCGCTCACCGTGCTCACCACCGTCATCGTCGTGCTCGGCAACCTCGCCGCCGACGTGGCCTACCGCGTCATCGACCCGAGGGTGGGGGAGCGCGATGGCTGA
- the smpB gene encoding SsrA-binding protein SmpB, translated as MPKETGRKLIASNKKARHEYLIEDTVEAGLVLTGTEVKSLRMGRATLTDGYAVEYGGELYLEGVHIPEYTQGTWTNHTARRRRKLLLHREQIEKMVAKAEQAGHTIVPLSLYFVDGRAKVEIALAKGKKLHDKRQTLRERQDRREADRAMSAHLKRHG; from the coding sequence ATGCCCAAGGAGACCGGACGCAAGCTCATCGCCAGCAACAAGAAGGCCCGACACGAATACCTCATCGAGGACACCGTCGAGGCCGGCCTCGTGCTGACCGGGACCGAGGTGAAGTCGCTGCGGATGGGTCGCGCGACCCTCACCGACGGGTATGCCGTGGAGTACGGCGGGGAGCTGTACCTCGAAGGGGTGCACATCCCGGAGTACACCCAGGGGACGTGGACCAACCACACCGCCCGTCGCCGTCGCAAGCTGCTCCTGCACCGTGAGCAGATCGAGAAGATGGTCGCCAAGGCCGAGCAGGCCGGGCACACGATCGTGCCGTTGTCGCTCTACTTCGTCGACGGACGGGCCAAGGTCGAGATCGCGCTCGCCAAGGGCAAGAAGCTGCACGACAAGCGGCAGACGCTGCGCGAGCGGCAGGACCGGCGCGAGGCCGACCGGGCGATGTCAGCCCACCTCAAGCGCCACGGCTGA
- a CDS encoding ABC transporter permease produces MAEPWRTVGAERSRPWAGTDRRAGRRPASRWWIALLAVAVVVLLLGAGAESQRADFTRAFLPPSAHHPFGTDQAGRDLLARSLAGARVSLLVGLVAALVSSVVGVVVGSLAGSLASRAGGLVDGALMRLVDAVNALPHLVLGIVIVALLGPSLSSVVLSVALTHWTTTARLVRAELLALQGAGFVEAAVGAGAGRWWVLSRHLFAHVAGRVVLATVLMVPHAIMHESALSFLGLGLPDDQASLGTIIEQSRTAVLAGHWWPAVLPGLLLVLLSLVVFALAERLRPESRGRA; encoded by the coding sequence ATGGCTGAGCCGTGGCGCACCGTCGGCGCTGAGCGCTCCCGCCCCTGGGCTGGGACCGATCGTCGGGCCGGGCGGCGGCCGGCGAGCCGATGGTGGATCGCCCTGCTCGCCGTGGCCGTCGTCGTGCTGCTGCTCGGGGCTGGGGCCGAGTCGCAGCGCGCCGACTTCACCCGGGCCTTCCTCCCGCCCTCCGCCCACCACCCCTTCGGCACCGACCAGGCCGGCCGGGACCTGCTCGCCCGCAGCCTTGCCGGGGCGCGGGTGTCGCTGCTCGTCGGGCTCGTCGCGGCGCTGGTCTCCAGCGTGGTCGGCGTCGTCGTCGGCAGCCTCGCCGGCTCGCTCGCCTCCCGCGCCGGCGGTCTCGTCGACGGCGCCCTCATGCGGCTGGTGGACGCCGTCAACGCGTTGCCGCACCTCGTGCTCGGCATCGTCATCGTCGCCCTGCTCGGCCCGTCGCTGAGCAGCGTCGTCCTCAGCGTCGCCCTGACCCACTGGACGACGACCGCGCGACTGGTGCGGGCCGAGCTGCTCGCGCTGCAGGGGGCGGGCTTCGTCGAGGCGGCCGTCGGGGCCGGCGCGGGCCGGTGGTGGGTGCTCTCGCGGCACCTCTTCGCGCACGTCGCTGGGAGGGTCGTGCTGGCGACGGTGCTCATGGTGCCGCACGCGATCATGCACGAGTCGGCCCTGAGCTTCCTCGGTCTCGGGCTGCCCGACGACCAGGCCTCGCTCGGCACGATCATCGAGCAGTCGCGCACGGCGGTCCTCGCGGGTCACTGGTGGCCGGCGGTGCTGCCCGGCCTCCTGCTCGTCCTGCTCAGCCTGGTCGTCTTCGCCCTCGCCGAGCGGCTGCGGCCGGAGTCGAGGGGACGGGCATGA
- a CDS encoding metallophosphoesterase family protein — translation MPRPLAPALAALAAATTLGALAAAPAGALAPMTPLPSAGSSPVAAQPGFRVLPYLQNPSSDSMTIVWVGELDTAGTVTVRGPGIGTRTLTSDPRHLDLMEYSDAELAQSIPGLEQGSWLLSDNNYQHVVEVEGLKAGKTYKYTVTQDGVEHEATFSTAPDAQRWQDVRIVAFSDTETEPYGRIEHREWEIAHAGYADGSVQRPGTDSVWADKYGTAVRYGQELVRYPMNQAQALDANLDTIAAQDPDLLMIAGDLAQGSGYQPAWDEFWRHFAGEFGTLASTVPLVTALGNWETYAGISGGYGTPTDRTPPVVARNRYHDYMITPGDPHNTRFKDSYYRLDHGPVTILTLDSTNGVPDENTRTGQLSGEVFSGDDTNLTPERMSTDTQGEIAAPEYDATFADVFGTDPAQSDLPNLTPGGEQWDWAREQLANARAQGQVILVQFHHAAYSSGVHGTPPNHEHADNQSGVAMRAYTPMFEEYGVAAVISGHDEMFERSLVDSDGDGVGVQVYDVGVAADGLRGEQLYRTQDGQWEPIRFNTHSQWMAAKDEPELWENDENGQPRLLDGGLHYGHLQMDLRRTRCGSELTFTPVYLFPLMDQDYEVTGTERRVYDDVLTLDIDADGRVVQDNSCTGNAHRP, via the coding sequence GTGCCACGTCCGCTCGCTCCTGCCCTGGCCGCCCTGGCCGCCGCCACGACGCTTGGCGCTCTGGCCGCAGCTCCCGCCGGTGCGCTGGCGCCCATGACGCCGCTGCCCTCGGCGGGCAGCTCGCCCGTCGCTGCCCAGCCCGGCTTCCGGGTGCTGCCCTACCTGCAGAACCCCTCCTCGGACTCGATGACGATCGTGTGGGTCGGTGAGCTCGACACCGCCGGGACCGTCACGGTGCGCGGCCCCGGCATCGGGACGCGGACGCTGACCAGCGACCCGCGTCACCTGGACCTGATGGAGTACTCCGACGCCGAGCTGGCCCAGTCGATCCCCGGTCTGGAGCAGGGCTCCTGGCTGCTCTCCGACAACAACTACCAGCACGTCGTCGAAGTCGAGGGCCTCAAGGCCGGCAAGACCTACAAGTACACCGTCACCCAAGACGGGGTCGAGCACGAGGCCACCTTCTCCACCGCCCCCGACGCCCAGCGGTGGCAGGACGTGCGCATCGTCGCCTTCTCCGACACCGAGACCGAGCCCTACGGCCGCATCGAGCACCGCGAGTGGGAGATCGCCCACGCCGGCTACGCCGACGGCTCGGTGCAGCGGCCCGGGACCGACTCGGTCTGGGCGGACAAGTACGGCACCGCGGTGCGGTACGGGCAGGAGCTGGTGCGCTATCCGATGAACCAGGCGCAGGCGCTGGACGCCAACCTCGACACGATCGCCGCGCAGGACCCCGACCTGCTCATGATCGCCGGCGACCTGGCCCAGGGATCCGGCTACCAGCCGGCATGGGACGAGTTCTGGCGCCACTTCGCCGGCGAGTTCGGCACCCTGGCCTCCACCGTCCCGCTGGTCACCGCCCTGGGCAACTGGGAGACCTACGCCGGGATCAGCGGCGGCTACGGCACCCCCACCGACCGCACCCCGCCCGTGGTGGCCCGCAACCGCTACCACGACTACATGATCACCCCCGGGGACCCGCACAACACCCGTTTCAAGGACTCCTACTACCGCCTCGACCACGGCCCGGTCACCATCCTGACCCTGGACTCCACCAACGGGGTGCCGGACGAGAATACCCGCACCGGGCAGCTCTCCGGCGAGGTCTTCTCCGGCGACGACACCAACCTCACCCCCGAGCGGATGTCCACCGACACCCAGGGAGAGATCGCGGCACCGGAGTACGACGCCACGTTCGCCGACGTGTTCGGCACCGACCCCGCGCAGAGCGACCTGCCCAACCTCACCCCCGGCGGTGAGCAGTGGGACTGGGCTCGCGAGCAGCTTGCCAACGCCCGCGCTCAGGGGCAGGTGATCCTGGTGCAGTTCCACCACGCCGCCTACTCCAGCGGCGTGCACGGCACCCCGCCCAACCACGAGCACGCCGACAACCAGTCCGGTGTGGCGATGCGCGCCTACACCCCGATGTTCGAGGAGTACGGCGTCGCCGCCGTGATCAGCGGCCACGACGAGATGTTCGAACGCTCCCTCGTCGACAGCGACGGTGACGGGGTTGGGGTGCAGGTCTACGACGTCGGCGTGGCCGCCGACGGGCTGCGCGGCGAGCAGCTCTACCGGACCCAGGACGGACAGTGGGAGCCGATCCGCTTCAACACCCACTCACAGTGGATGGCCGCCAAGGATGAGCCCGAGCTCTGGGAGAACGACGAGAACGGCCAACCCCGCCTCCTCGACGGCGGCCTGCACTACGGACACCTGCAGATGGACCTGCGACGCACCCGCTGCGGCTCCGAGCTGACCTTCACCCCGGTCTACCTCTTCCCCCTCATGGACCAGGACTACGAGGTGACCGGCACCGAGCGCCGCGTCTACGACGACGTCCTCACCCTCGACATTGACGCCGACGGCCGCGTCGTGCAGGACAACAGCTGCACCGGAAACGCCCACCGGCCCTGA
- a CDS encoding metal ABC transporter permease produces MEALEFGFTQRAPVASTIIAAVAPLVGAFIVQRRQALIGDGMGLVAFAGVGLAFLAGLNPLIGALVLTALAELALVRLSRGPAGGDLSLALVFYGGIAAGYLFASRGGGGQNQILGLLFGSPLNLTWGQVGSVAALAIAVAGVLALLYRQLVALAFDEAAARASGVSTTGLVMALTVLVALVVVAGMSTIGLLLISAMMVIPVATAAQVTNSYRSMLWVSSAIGAASAVTGILIAYHAAVPTGSSTALTALSAYSLTALAAAISRHLRRARNTVPAGRNAALMSEDGTNTSV; encoded by the coding sequence ATGGAGGCCCTGGAGTTCGGTTTCACGCAGCGCGCCCCGGTCGCCTCGACGATCATCGCCGCCGTGGCCCCGCTGGTCGGCGCCTTCATCGTCCAGCGCCGCCAGGCGCTCATCGGCGACGGGATGGGACTCGTCGCCTTCGCCGGGGTGGGCCTTGCCTTTCTCGCCGGCCTGAACCCTCTCATCGGTGCCCTCGTGCTCACCGCGCTGGCCGAGCTCGCGCTGGTGCGCCTCTCCCGCGGTCCCGCCGGCGGGGACCTCTCCCTCGCCCTGGTCTTCTACGGCGGCATCGCGGCCGGCTACCTGTTCGCCTCCCGCGGCGGCGGAGGGCAGAACCAGATCCTCGGACTGCTCTTCGGCAGCCCGCTCAACCTGACCTGGGGCCAGGTCGGGTCGGTCGCCGCCCTCGCGATCGCGGTCGCGGGCGTGCTGGCGCTGCTCTACAGGCAGCTCGTGGCCCTGGCCTTCGACGAGGCCGCGGCCCGCGCCTCCGGCGTGTCCACCACCGGACTGGTCATGGCGTTGACCGTGCTGGTAGCCCTCGTGGTGGTCGCCGGGATGTCCACCATCGGGCTCCTGCTGATCTCCGCGATGATGGTCATCCCGGTCGCGACGGCCGCTCAGGTCACGAACTCCTACCGGTCCATGCTGTGGGTGTCCTCCGCCATCGGCGCCGCCAGCGCCGTCACGGGCATCCTCATCGCCTACCACGCCGCCGTTCCCACCGGCTCCTCCACCGCCCTCACCGCGCTCAGCGCCTACAGCCTCACCGCCCTCGCCGCCGCCATCAGCCGGCACCTCAGGCGGGCACGCAACACGGTCCCGGCAGGGCGGAACGCAGCCCTCATGAGCGAGGACGGGACCAACACCTCCGTGTAG
- a CDS encoding ArsR/SmtB family transcription factor, translating into MVNHVAVCAALGDANRAHLVSRLSATDATVSQLAREISISLPATLKHLGVLEEAGLVRRVKHGRVVTVSLCPEALEQTEAWLHRTRTFWTSQLGHLADSFEAPPPSPTPEDSP; encoded by the coding sequence ATGGTTAACCATGTGGCCGTCTGTGCGGCGCTCGGGGATGCCAACCGTGCGCACCTGGTCAGCCGGTTGTCCGCCACCGACGCCACCGTCTCCCAGCTGGCCCGGGAGATCTCGATCAGTCTCCCGGCCACGCTCAAGCACCTCGGCGTGTTGGAGGAAGCGGGTCTGGTCCGTCGGGTCAAGCACGGGAGGGTCGTCACGGTGAGCCTGTGCCCGGAGGCCCTCGAGCAGACCGAGGCCTGGCTCCATCGCACGAGGACGTTCTGGACGTCCCAGCTGGGACACCTGGCCGACAGCTTCGAGGCACCACCGCCATCACCGACACCGGAGGACTCACCATGA
- a CDS encoding ABC transporter substrate-binding protein: MRTLRNKTGVLASSAVVAGLVLVGCTDPTATPGGDAGAQSSGEVSEVLIATGGEPDSFNPVLGYARWGDGKVVEGLIRLGVDLEPEAGLAADLPEVSDDGLTYDFTLREGVRFHDGQPLRAEDVVATYEAALDPSNASPVAADLTALDTVEAVDDLAVRFTLEHPQSAFVTATTLGILPADAVDATSPQDVVGTGPYEVESYRAGERLTLTSHPDYWGTQPEVTSATFLFVDDDAARAARLASGEVDAALLPTQALGRFAEDPAFDVLRRDTADFRALVLPEEGPVSGDPAIRAALHTGLDREALVEGALAGAGRPAFGPIPPEAPEYSDVLEVEADPRAAEQALDEAGWVVGSDGIRVQDGQRASLTLMYPAGDTLRQNIALEVQAQAAELGIEVEPEGLSWEAIEPRMATDALVYGTGNPYNADLSTYPLFHSSRAFQGFDNPGGYSSPEMDAALEEGRAAQEEAAQVAAYARVQEQLAQDLPWVFLAYVEHDYVIRADTWSGYDVPLVEPHEHGLQGGPWWNLPAWTTDPG, translated from the coding sequence ATGCGAACGCTTCGCAACAAAACCGGTGTCCTGGCCTCCTCCGCGGTGGTCGCGGGTCTCGTCCTCGTCGGCTGCACGGATCCCACGGCGACGCCCGGCGGTGACGCAGGGGCGCAGTCCTCGGGGGAGGTGTCGGAGGTGCTCATCGCGACCGGCGGGGAGCCCGACAGCTTCAACCCGGTGCTCGGGTATGCCCGCTGGGGCGACGGCAAGGTCGTCGAGGGACTGATCCGGCTGGGCGTCGACCTCGAGCCCGAGGCCGGTCTCGCCGCGGACCTGCCCGAGGTCTCCGACGACGGACTGACGTATGACTTCACCCTCCGTGAGGGCGTGCGCTTCCACGACGGGCAGCCCCTGCGCGCCGAGGACGTGGTGGCGACCTACGAGGCCGCCCTCGACCCCAGCAACGCCTCGCCCGTGGCCGCCGACCTCACGGCCCTCGACACGGTCGAGGCGGTGGACGACCTGGCGGTGCGCTTCACCCTGGAGCACCCGCAGTCCGCCTTCGTGACGGCCACGACCCTCGGCATCCTCCCCGCGGACGCGGTGGACGCGACCTCGCCGCAGGACGTCGTCGGCACCGGGCCCTACGAGGTCGAGAGCTACCGGGCGGGGGAGCGGCTGACCCTGACGTCCCACCCCGACTACTGGGGGACGCAGCCGGAGGTCACGAGCGCGACCTTCCTTTTCGTCGACGACGACGCGGCGCGTGCCGCCCGGCTCGCCTCTGGCGAGGTCGACGCCGCGTTGCTGCCGACCCAGGCGCTCGGGCGCTTCGCGGAAGACCCGGCCTTCGACGTGCTCCGCCGCGACACCGCCGACTTCCGCGCCCTCGTGCTCCCGGAGGAGGGGCCGGTGAGCGGCGATCCTGCCATCCGGGCTGCACTGCATACCGGGCTCGACCGCGAGGCCCTCGTGGAGGGCGCGCTGGCCGGGGCCGGACGACCGGCCTTCGGGCCGATCCCACCGGAGGCGCCCGAGTACTCCGACGTCCTGGAGGTCGAGGCCGACCCGCGCGCCGCCGAGCAGGCCCTCGACGAGGCCGGCTGGGTCGTCGGCAGCGACGGCATACGGGTCCAGGACGGGCAGCGCGCCAGCCTGACGCTCATGTACCCCGCCGGCGACACGCTGCGCCAGAACATCGCCCTCGAGGTGCAGGCCCAGGCCGCCGAGCTCGGCATCGAGGTCGAGCCGGAGGGGCTCAGCTGGGAGGCGATCGAGCCGCGCATGGCGACCGACGCCCTCGTCTACGGCACCGGCAACCCCTACAACGCCGACCTGTCGACCTACCCCCTCTTCCACTCCTCCCGCGCCTTCCAGGGTTTCGACAACCCGGGCGGCTACTCCTCCCCGGAGATGGACGCCGCCCTCGAGGAGGGTCGCGCCGCGCAGGAGGAGGCGGCGCAGGTGGCGGCCTATGCGCGGGTCCAGGAGCAGCTGGCGCAGGACCTGCCCTGGGTCTTCCTCGCCTACGTCGAGCACGACTACGTCATCCGGGCAGACACGTGGTCGGGGTATGACGTGCCGCTCGTCGAACCGCACGAGCACGGACTCCAGGGCGGGCCCTGGTGGAACCTCCCGGCGTGGACGACCGACCCGGGATGA
- a CDS encoding choice-of-anchor I family protein, with the protein MTSTSSRNLRNRVVRSTLVVCLACGLAAAPAMAGVVPEPVRHSAPDAAFTLDPVGTFETGVFDESAAEIVAWYPGGQRALVVNAQGGMVDVLDAADATSPVKVAEISAAGLVAADGSVVPNGTVANSVAVRPDGLAVVALEAPQKSGDGWLLVVDVRSPEPRAVGAYRVGALPDMVTLTPRGDRALVANEGEPTDDYSVDPEGTISVVTLPKQLTERGRSAQHGTAAIIQDAVATADFRAFEGDALPEGVRVFGGRDDAGTGSPEFPVSENLEPEYVTVSKDGRTAWVSLQEANALAVLDVQSATVTDLLPLGTVDRREVAFDPSDRDGGINLGTWPVQGFRLPDAIDSYRVRGTDYVVTANEGDARDYDAYSEEARVKDLGQDGIPPICDGVAEQAGMSVEQLQADENLGRLNITLAQGLDEGAGCYAELFTYGTRGFSIVDGEGALVFDSGSQFEQIIAEAVPDFFNSNHSETNLEGRSDDKGPEPEGVVLGEVDGRTYAFIGLERIGGVMVYDVTEPAQAAFVTYANNRDFSVSVEDAEDVDTALAAAGDLGAEGLAFVPADQSPTGAPLVIVGNEVSGTTTFFEVTDLR; encoded by the coding sequence GTGACTTCCACCTCCTCCCGCAACCTCCGCAACCGTGTTGTCCGCTCGACGCTCGTCGTCTGTCTTGCCTGCGGGCTGGCTGCTGCCCCGGCCATGGCCGGGGTCGTGCCCGAGCCGGTACGCCACTCCGCACCGGACGCCGCCTTCACCCTCGACCCGGTCGGCACCTTCGAGACCGGTGTGTTCGACGAGTCCGCGGCCGAGATCGTGGCCTGGTACCCCGGCGGGCAGCGCGCCCTGGTCGTGAACGCCCAGGGCGGCATGGTCGACGTGCTGGACGCCGCCGACGCGACAAGCCCGGTCAAGGTCGCTGAGATCTCCGCCGCAGGGCTCGTGGCCGCCGACGGATCCGTGGTGCCGAACGGCACCGTCGCCAACTCGGTCGCCGTCCGTCCCGACGGGCTCGCGGTCGTGGCCCTGGAGGCGCCGCAGAAGAGCGGAGACGGCTGGTTGTTGGTCGTGGACGTGCGGTCGCCAGAGCCGCGGGCAGTGGGGGCCTACCGAGTGGGGGCTCTGCCGGACATGGTGACCCTGACCCCGCGCGGTGACCGTGCGCTCGTCGCCAACGAGGGTGAGCCGACGGACGACTACAGCGTCGACCCGGAGGGCACCATCTCCGTCGTGACCCTCCCGAAGCAGCTGACCGAGCGCGGCCGCTCGGCGCAGCACGGGACGGCCGCGATCATCCAGGACGCGGTGGCCACCGCCGACTTCCGCGCCTTCGAGGGCGACGCCCTCCCCGAGGGTGTCCGCGTCTTCGGCGGACGGGATGACGCCGGCACCGGTTCCCCGGAGTTCCCCGTGTCGGAGAACCTAGAGCCGGAGTACGTCACCGTCTCCAAGGACGGCCGTACCGCGTGGGTGTCGCTGCAGGAGGCCAACGCCCTGGCCGTCCTGGACGTACAAAGCGCGACCGTGACCGACCTGCTGCCGCTGGGAACGGTAGACCGCAGGGAGGTCGCCTTCGACCCCTCCGACCGCGACGGCGGCATCAACCTCGGCACCTGGCCGGTCCAGGGCTTCCGGCTGCCGGATGCGATCGACTCCTACCGGGTGCGCGGCACCGACTACGTCGTCACCGCCAACGAAGGCGACGCCCGCGACTACGACGCCTACTCCGAAGAGGCGCGGGTCAAGGACCTGGGCCAGGACGGCATACCCCCCATCTGCGACGGCGTCGCTGAGCAGGCGGGCATGAGTGTGGAGCAGCTGCAGGCCGACGAGAACCTCGGACGTCTCAACATCACCCTGGCCCAGGGCCTGGACGAGGGGGCCGGCTGCTACGCCGAGCTGTTCACCTACGGGACCCGTGGCTTCTCGATCGTCGACGGTGAGGGTGCGCTCGTGTTCGACTCCGGTTCCCAGTTCGAGCAGATCATCGCCGAGGCGGTCCCGGACTTCTTCAACTCCAACCACTCCGAGACCAACCTCGAGGGCCGTTCCGATGACAAGGGCCCCGAGCCCGAGGGCGTCGTCCTGGGTGAGGTCGACGGTCGGACCTACGCGTTCATCGGCCTGGAGCGCATCGGCGGTGTCATGGTCTACGACGTCACCGAGCCCGCGCAGGCCGCCTTCGTCACCTACGCCAACAACCGCGACTTCTCGGTCTCGGTCGAGGACGCCGAGGACGTCGACACTGCGCTGGCCGCGGCCGGTGACCTCGGCGCCGAGGGCCTGGCCTTCGTCCCGGCTGATCAGTCGCCCACAGGGGCACCCCTGGTCATCGTCGGCAACGAGGTGTCCGGGACGACGACCTTCTTCGAGGTCACCGACCTGCGGTGA
- a CDS encoding SRPBCC family protein — protein sequence MTTNRTAAHDVPELVVTQDVPASIADVWVAWTTAEGLARWWWPHWPDTVYVMEAAGGGRWSARSAEGGTGVEGEVVRLDEPHLLELTWRWDGEGTEDAVRVELVEHGSGTRVTVRHRTPGSGHADYRAGWEFVLGNLGRVVGAA from the coding sequence ATGACCACGAACCGCACCGCAGCCCATGACGTCCCCGAGCTCGTCGTGACCCAGGACGTGCCGGCCTCGATCGCCGACGTGTGGGTGGCGTGGACGACTGCCGAGGGCCTGGCGCGCTGGTGGTGGCCGCACTGGCCGGACACCGTCTATGTCATGGAGGCCGCAGGGGGAGGACGGTGGTCGGCCCGCAGCGCGGAGGGCGGCACGGGGGTTGAGGGTGAGGTCGTCCGGCTGGACGAGCCGCACCTCCTCGAGCTCACCTGGCGCTGGGACGGCGAGGGGACCGAGGACGCCGTGCGGGTCGAGCTGGTCGAGCACGGCAGCGGGACCCGGGTCACGGTCCGGCACCGGACGCCGGGCAGTGGGCACGCGGACTACCGAGCGGGCTGGGAGTTCGTCCTCGGCAACCTCGGAAGGGTCGTCGGCGCGGCGTAA
- a CDS encoding CBS domain-containing protein: MTTAREIMTPQAYTVSDSASLVEAATLMRDHGVGALPVVSSDGALTGIITDRDIVVSGVAASHDVGAVAVGTVTQGIVSTVSPDEDVDRVVRVMGDQQIKRLVVVEGHEILGMISESDLARTVEEDKIVDFVKQVYGRS, translated from the coding sequence ATGACCACAGCGCGCGAGATCATGACCCCCCAGGCCTACACGGTGAGCGACAGCGCCTCCCTGGTGGAGGCCGCCACCCTGATGCGCGACCACGGTGTCGGAGCCCTGCCGGTGGTGTCCTCCGACGGGGCGCTGACCGGCATCATCACCGACCGCGACATCGTCGTCAGCGGCGTCGCCGCATCGCACGACGTCGGCGCCGTCGCGGTCGGCACGGTCACCCAGGGCATCGTGTCGACGGTCTCCCCTGACGAGGACGTCGACCGGGTGGTCCGCGTCATGGGCGACCAGCAGATCAAGCGCCTCGTGGTCGTCGAGGGTCACGAGATCCTCGGCATGATCAGCGAGTCCGACCTCGCGCGCACGGTCGAGGAGGACAAGATCGTCGACTTCGTCAAGCAGGTCTACGGCCGCAGCTGA